A single region of the Geobacillus subterraneus genome encodes:
- a CDS encoding bifunctional 2',3'-cyclic-nucleotide 2'-phosphodiesterase/3'-nucleotidase, which produces MKKRKKYAAASVLLALGLLAPSFGPTAVGAEDRDVVKLRILETTDVHMNLVNYDYFKDSPTNEFGLSKTARLIEQARVEQPNTLLFDNGDLIQGTPLGDYVAKVKPLQDGEVHPAVKLLHLLKYDAATVGNHEFNYGLDFLDEVYDDAKLPIVNANVYRDDHDQNPDNDVNYFTPYHIFAKDVVDEDGETHTLKIGVIGFVPPQIMDWDKANLQGKVIAKDIVQSAQKYIPKMKAEGADLIVVLSHSGIETSGNSPNMENASYYLTQIPGVDAVLTGHQHKKFPALPGTTPDFPDGNGINNENGTINGVPVTMPGSWGDTLGVIDLTVEQVDGKWKVTQAKAQLRPVYDKATKTPLVDSDPAVEQAIQTEHEATIQYVRSPVGETTSPINSYFALVQDDPSVQIVTNAQKWYVENMLKGTQYEGLPVLSAGAPFKAGGRGGPSYYTDIPTGEIAIKNVADLYLYPNTVYALKITGAELKEWLEWSAGQFNQIDPNKTGIQPLVNNDFPTYNFDIIDGVTYEIDVTEPAKYDKNQNVINPKANRIKNLRFQGKPVTPKMEFIVATNNYRATTNRIINPGGKNTILAAPDENRQVIIDYIRESGTINPSADGNWTFAPVKGKASVTVSFESSPDAQKYLPPDSRIRYVATLSNGFARYELALLSWKETKTNHSKELATSSH; this is translated from the coding sequence TTGAAAAAACGGAAGAAATACGCGGCGGCGAGCGTGTTGTTGGCGTTGGGGCTGCTGGCTCCTTCGTTTGGGCCGACGGCGGTAGGCGCGGAGGATCGGGATGTCGTCAAGCTGCGCATTTTGGAGACTACCGATGTACATATGAATCTCGTTAACTATGATTATTTCAAAGACAGCCCGACGAATGAGTTCGGGCTGTCAAAAACGGCGCGATTGATCGAGCAGGCACGCGTTGAGCAGCCGAATACGCTTCTGTTTGACAACGGAGATTTGATTCAAGGAACGCCGCTTGGCGACTATGTGGCGAAAGTGAAGCCGCTGCAAGATGGCGAAGTGCATCCAGCCGTGAAACTGTTGCATTTGTTGAAATATGATGCGGCGACAGTGGGAAACCATGAGTTCAACTATGGCTTGGATTTCCTCGATGAGGTGTATGATGATGCCAAGCTGCCGATCGTGAACGCGAATGTGTACCGCGATGACCATGATCAAAATCCAGATAACGATGTCAACTATTTCACGCCGTATCACATTTTCGCGAAAGACGTCGTTGATGAAGACGGAGAGACACATACGCTGAAGATCGGCGTCATCGGCTTTGTGCCGCCGCAAATCATGGATTGGGACAAAGCGAATTTGCAAGGGAAAGTAATAGCGAAAGACATTGTGCAGTCGGCACAAAAGTATATTCCAAAAATGAAAGCCGAAGGGGCCGATTTGATCGTCGTGCTGTCACACTCGGGCATTGAAACCAGCGGAAACAGCCCGAATATGGAAAACGCCTCCTATTATTTGACGCAAATTCCGGGGGTTGACGCCGTGTTGACCGGCCATCAGCATAAAAAATTTCCGGCGCTTCCGGGAACGACGCCCGATTTTCCGGATGGAAACGGTATCAACAATGAAAACGGGACGATCAACGGCGTTCCGGTGACGATGCCAGGTTCGTGGGGCGATACGCTTGGGGTTATTGACTTGACGGTTGAGCAAGTCGATGGGAAATGGAAAGTGACACAGGCAAAAGCCCAGCTTCGCCCGGTGTACGACAAGGCGACGAAAACGCCGTTGGTTGACAGCGACCCGGCCGTCGAGCAGGCGATCCAAACGGAACATGAAGCGACGATTCAGTACGTCCGCAGCCCGGTTGGAGAAACTACGAGCCCGATCAACAGCTATTTTGCACTCGTTCAAGATGATCCGTCCGTGCAAATCGTTACGAACGCCCAAAAGTGGTATGTGGAAAACATGCTAAAAGGGACGCAGTATGAAGGTCTTCCGGTGCTGTCGGCCGGCGCTCCGTTCAAAGCCGGCGGACGCGGTGGACCGAGCTATTACACGGATATTCCGACAGGGGAAATCGCCATTAAAAACGTCGCCGATTTGTACTTGTATCCAAACACGGTGTATGCGCTGAAAATTACGGGAGCCGAGTTGAAAGAATGGCTTGAGTGGTCGGCGGGGCAATTCAACCAAATCGACCCGAACAAGACAGGCATTCAGCCGCTTGTGAACAACGACTTCCCGACGTACAACTTCGACATTATTGATGGCGTAACGTACGAGATCGATGTTACCGAGCCGGCGAAATACGACAAAAACCAAAATGTGATCAACCCAAAAGCCAACCGCATTAAAAACTTGCGATTCCAAGGCAAGCCGGTGACGCCGAAGATGGAATTTATCGTTGCGACGAACAACTACCGGGCGACGACGAACCGGATCATCAATCCGGGCGGGAAAAACACGATTTTGGCCGCACCGGATGAAAACCGGCAAGTGATCATCGATTATATTCGCGAAAGCGGAACGATCAACCCGTCCGCGGACGGCAACTGGACCTTTGCGCCAGTGAAAGGGAAAGCATCGGTGACCGTTTCCTTTGAATCGTCACCGGACGCACAAAAATATTTGCCGCCAGACAGCCGCATCCGCTATGTGGCGACATTGTCCAACGGGTTTGCCCGATATGAACTTGCGCTGTTGTCTTGGAAAGAAACGAAGACAAACCATTCGAAAGAACTAGCAACATCCAGCCATTAA
- a CDS encoding LysE family translocator, producing MLGITSYGMYLLASILMHATPGVDTMYIMGRSVAQGRKAGVYSVLGISTGVFVHTLLAAFGLAVILQQSVVLFTAVKIAGAAYLVYLGIKMMRQPAPPALESEKLAPMKLKKIYWQGVTTNVMNPKVALFFLSFLPQFIQTDQPYGPLPFLLLGLSFVVTSTMWGLGVVYVTALATKRVRQNAKMALLVNRLTGIMFIGLGVKLLQTKAS from the coding sequence GTGTTAGGCATTACAAGTTACGGGATGTATTTGCTGGCGTCGATTTTGATGCATGCCACTCCGGGTGTGGATACGATGTATATTATGGGGCGCAGTGTCGCGCAAGGGAGAAAAGCGGGCGTGTATTCGGTGTTGGGCATTTCGACAGGGGTGTTCGTTCATACGCTGCTCGCTGCGTTTGGCTTGGCGGTGATTTTGCAGCAGTCGGTTGTCTTGTTTACGGCTGTGAAAATCGCCGGTGCGGCGTATTTGGTGTATCTTGGCATCAAAATGATGCGGCAGCCGGCGCCGCCAGCGTTGGAGTCCGAGAAATTGGCGCCGATGAAGCTGAAAAAGATTTATTGGCAAGGCGTGACGACCAATGTAATGAATCCGAAAGTGGCGTTGTTTTTCCTTTCCTTTTTGCCGCAATTCATTCAAACGGATCAGCCGTACGGCCCGCTTCCGTTTTTGCTGCTTGGTTTATCGTTCGTGGTGACGAGCACGATGTGGGGGCTTGGCGTCGTCTATGTTACCGCGCTGGCAACGAAACGGGTGCGCCAAAACGCGAAAATGGCGCTTCTTGTCAATCGGTTGACGGGGATCATGTTCATTGGGCTTGGGGTGAAGCTGCTGCAAACGAAAGCATCATGA
- a CDS encoding LysE family translocator, protein MEMDTALSFLGVAVVLTLAPGPDILFVIAQSLSQSKHAGIATALGLCTGLVVHISAAVLGVSAVIYQSALAFAVVKYAGAAYLLYLAWQAFREKDAGLALERQERLALMSLYKKGIFMNVLNPKVSLFFLALLPQFVHPSAGRIPQQMLALGVIFLVQALVVFTLVSIGAEKLRHWLLSNERIARRIHWLKGVLFAAIGIQIAFSERS, encoded by the coding sequence ATGGAAATGGATACCGCTTTATCGTTTTTAGGCGTCGCGGTTGTGCTGACGCTCGCCCCGGGCCCAGACATTTTATTCGTCATCGCCCAAAGCCTGTCCCAAAGCAAGCACGCGGGCATCGCCACCGCGCTCGGGCTGTGCACAGGGCTTGTCGTCCATATTAGCGCGGCGGTGCTTGGCGTCTCGGCCGTCATTTACCAATCCGCCTTGGCCTTTGCCGTCGTCAAATACGCAGGCGCCGCGTATTTGCTGTACTTGGCATGGCAAGCGTTCCGCGAAAAAGACGCTGGCCTGGCGCTCGAGCGTCAAGAGCGGCTCGCCTTAATGTCGCTGTACAAAAAAGGCATTTTCATGAACGTGCTCAATCCGAAAGTGTCGCTCTTCTTTTTGGCGCTATTGCCGCAGTTCGTCCATCCGTCAGCGGGCCGAATCCCGCAGCAAATGCTCGCATTAGGCGTCATCTTTCTCGTTCAAGCGCTCGTTGTCTTCACCTTGGTGAGCATCGGTGCGGAAAAACTGCGCCACTGGCTGCTGTCGAACGAACGAATCGCCCGGCGGATCCATTGGCTAAAAGGCGTCCTTTTCGCCGCCATCGGCATCCAAATCGCCTTCAGCGAGCGGTCGTAG
- a CDS encoding cation diffusion facilitator family transporter: MSPVTSDFHHLPHVKIQSQSKKALWITLALTVFFTVVEIIGGVVSNSLALLSDSAHMASDVLALGLSMVALYMATRPPNRRFTFGFLRFEIIASFLNGLTLAAIAVWILWEGIERFLHPEPIQFRLMLGIAAIGLIVNVTLTIVLSRSMKEEDNLNVQSALWHFIGDLISSIGVILSALLIYFTGWTIFDPIISLVIAAIIFTGGVKIMRESYLILMEAVPDEFDLEQIRADIRSIEGVEDVHDMHLWAISTDHYSLSAHVFINEHIQPLCVILAVNEMLKEKYGIEHATIQVEHAMLHDHGSYGKAFLAKKKPPQA, encoded by the coding sequence ATGTCTCCTGTTACATCCGATTTTCATCATCTCCCGCATGTGAAAATACAAAGCCAATCGAAAAAGGCGCTTTGGATTACATTAGCGCTGACCGTTTTTTTCACCGTTGTCGAAATCATTGGCGGCGTAGTCTCCAACTCGCTCGCCTTGTTGTCCGATTCGGCTCATATGGCGTCCGATGTGTTGGCGCTCGGCCTGAGCATGGTCGCCCTTTACATGGCGACGCGGCCGCCCAACCGCCGCTTTACGTTCGGGTTTTTGCGGTTTGAAATCATTGCCTCGTTTTTAAATGGATTGACGTTGGCGGCCATTGCCGTGTGGATTTTATGGGAAGGGATCGAGCGGTTTCTTCACCCGGAGCCGATCCAGTTTCGCCTCATGCTTGGAATCGCCGCGATCGGCCTCATTGTCAACGTGACGCTGACGATCGTCTTAAGCCGAAGCATGAAAGAAGAAGACAATTTAAACGTCCAAAGCGCCCTTTGGCACTTTATCGGCGACTTGATCAGCTCGATCGGCGTCATCCTTTCCGCGCTGCTCATTTATTTCACTGGCTGGACGATTTTCGATCCGATCATCAGCCTCGTGATCGCCGCCATCATTTTCACGGGCGGAGTAAAAATTATGCGCGAATCGTATCTCATTTTGATGGAAGCCGTGCCGGACGAGTTTGACCTCGAACAAATCCGCGCTGACATCCGGAGCATCGAAGGGGTCGAGGACGTGCACGACATGCATTTATGGGCCATCTCCACCGACCATTATTCACTGTCGGCCCATGTGTTTATCAATGAACACATCCAACCGCTTTGCGTCATTTTGGCGGTGAATGAAATGCTGAAGGAAAAATACGGCATCGAGCACGCCACCATTCAAGTCGAACACGCCATGCTGCATGACCACGGCAGCTATGGCAAGGCGTTTTTAGCGAAAAAGAAGCCGCCGCAAGCATAA
- the glgB gene encoding 1,4-alpha-glucan branching enzyme, with translation MYGHHLALERMRYGLIAANPTDLEVYLFHEGSLYQSYELFGAHVIHEGGTVSTRFCVWAPHARDVRLVGSFNDWDGTNFRLQKVNDEGVWTIVVPENLEGHLYKYEIVAPDGRVLFKADPYAFYSELRPHTASIVYDLKGYQWNDQSWQRKKRRKRIYDQPMVIYELHFGSWKKKEGRFSTYREMADELIPYVLEHGFTHVELLPLIEHPLDRSWGYQGTGYYAATSRYGTPHDFMYFVDRCHQAGIGVILDWVPGHFCKDAHGLYMFDGAPTYEYANEKDRENYVWGTANFDLGKPEVRSFLISNALFWLKYYHIDGFRVDAVANMLYWPNNDRLYENLYAVEFLRKLNEAVFAYDPNVLMIAEDSTDWPKVTAPTYEGGLGFNYKWNMGWMNDMLKYMETPPYERRHVHNQVTFSLLYAYSENFILPFSHDEVVHGKQSLLNKMPGSYEEKFAQLRLLYGYMMAHPGKKLLFMGNEFAQFDEWKFEGELDWMLFDFELHRKMNEYMKQLIACYKRYKPFYELDHDPQGFEWIDVHNAEQSIFSFIRRGKKEDDVLVIVCNFTNQAYDDYKVGVPLLTPYREVLNSDAAEFGGSGHVNGKRLSALSEPFHGKPYHVRMTIPPFGISILRPVQKRGERKQNEEEVHRHVIGRRARKSASLADDKHR, from the coding sequence ATGTATGGCCATCATCTTGCTTTGGAAAGGATGCGATACGGTTTGATTGCGGCGAATCCGACGGATTTGGAAGTGTATTTGTTTCATGAAGGCAGCTTGTATCAAAGTTACGAGTTGTTTGGCGCCCATGTGATCCATGAGGGAGGGACGGTCAGCACCCGTTTTTGCGTTTGGGCGCCGCACGCGCGCGATGTGCGGCTTGTCGGCAGTTTCAACGATTGGGATGGGACGAATTTCCGCCTCCAAAAAGTGAATGATGAAGGGGTATGGACGATCGTTGTCCCGGAAAACTTGGAAGGGCACTTATATAAATATGAAATTGTTGCGCCGGACGGACGTGTGCTGTTCAAAGCCGACCCGTACGCCTTTTACTCCGAATTGCGTCCTCATACCGCCTCGATTGTCTACGATCTGAAAGGATACCAGTGGAACGATCAATCTTGGCAGCGGAAAAAGCGACGGAAACGAATTTATGATCAGCCGATGGTCATTTATGAACTCCATTTCGGTTCGTGGAAGAAAAAAGAGGGGCGTTTTTCTACGTACCGTGAGATGGCCGATGAACTCATCCCGTACGTGCTCGAGCACGGGTTTACGCACGTTGAGTTGCTTCCGCTTATTGAGCATCCGCTCGATCGGTCGTGGGGCTACCAAGGGACAGGGTATTATGCGGCGACGAGCCGCTATGGAACGCCGCACGATTTCATGTACTTCGTCGACCGCTGCCATCAGGCGGGGATCGGGGTCATTCTGGACTGGGTGCCAGGCCATTTTTGCAAGGATGCCCACGGGTTGTATATGTTTGACGGTGCCCCGACGTATGAATACGCGAATGAAAAAGACCGCGAAAATTACGTTTGGGGGACGGCCAATTTTGATTTAGGCAAGCCGGAGGTGCGCAGTTTTCTCATCTCGAACGCGCTGTTTTGGCTGAAGTATTACCATATCGACGGGTTCCGGGTCGATGCGGTCGCCAATATGCTTTACTGGCCGAACAATGACAGGCTGTATGAAAACCTGTATGCGGTCGAGTTTTTGCGCAAGTTAAACGAAGCGGTGTTTGCCTATGACCCGAACGTGCTCATGATTGCCGAAGATTCGACCGACTGGCCGAAAGTGACCGCGCCGACGTATGAAGGCGGGCTCGGCTTTAATTATAAATGGAACATGGGCTGGATGAACGACATGCTGAAGTATATGGAAACGCCGCCGTATGAGCGGAGGCATGTGCATAACCAAGTAACGTTCTCCCTCCTTTATGCGTATTCGGAAAATTTCATTTTGCCGTTTTCTCACGATGAAGTCGTGCACGGCAAACAATCGCTGCTCAATAAAATGCCGGGGTCGTATGAAGAAAAGTTCGCCCAGCTCCGGCTCTTGTATGGCTATATGATGGCCCACCCCGGGAAAAAGCTGTTGTTTATGGGCAATGAATTTGCCCAGTTTGACGAATGGAAGTTTGAGGGCGAGCTCGACTGGATGCTGTTTGATTTTGAGCTGCACCGGAAGATGAACGAGTACATGAAGCAGCTCATCGCCTGCTATAAACGGTATAAGCCGTTTTACGAGCTTGATCATGACCCGCAAGGATTTGAATGGATTGACGTCCATAATGCGGAACAAAGCATTTTCTCGTTCATCCGCCGCGGGAAAAAAGAAGACGATGTGCTTGTTATTGTTTGTAATTTCACAAATCAGGCGTATGACGACTACAAAGTGGGAGTGCCGCTGCTCACGCCGTATCGGGAAGTGCTGAACAGCGATGCGGCGGAATTTGGCGGATCGGGGCATGTCAACGGGAAACGTCTTTCCGCCCTGAGCGAGCCGTTTCACGGAAAACCGTACCATGTGCGCATGACGATTCCGCCATTTGGCATTTCGATTTTACGGCCAGTGCAAAAACGAGGGGAGAGAAAGCAAAATGAAGAAGAAGTGCATCGCCATGTTATTGGCCGGCGGGCAAGGAAGTCGGCTTCGCTCGCTGACGACAAACATCGCTAA
- a CDS encoding glucose-1-phosphate adenylyltransferase: MKKKCIAMLLAGGQGSRLRSLTTNIAKPAVPFGGKYRIIDFTLSNCTNSGIDTVGVLTQYQPLLLHSYIGIGSAWDLDRRNGGVTVLPPYSVSSGVKWYEGTANAIYQNINYIEQYDPDYVLVLSGDHIYKMDYQHMLDYHIAKQADVTISVIEVPWEEASRFGIMNTNEEMEIVEFAEKPAEPKSNLASMGIYIFNWPLLKQYLQIDNADPHSSHDFGKDVIPRLLREKKRLVAYPFKGYWKDVGTVKSLWEANMDLLDEGNELDLFDRSWRIYSVNPNQPPQYISQEAEVADSLVNEGCVVEGTVERSVLFQGVRIGKGAVVKESVIMPGAAVSEGAYVERAIVTPDCVIPPHSSVCPDDADEVVLVTKEWLKQWNKETARKDEA, from the coding sequence ATGAAGAAGAAGTGCATCGCCATGTTATTGGCCGGCGGGCAAGGAAGTCGGCTTCGCTCGCTGACGACAAACATCGCTAAACCGGCCGTGCCGTTTGGCGGGAAGTACCGGATCATTGATTTTACGTTAAGCAATTGCACGAATTCCGGCATCGATACGGTCGGAGTGCTGACCCAATATCAGCCGCTCCTCCTTCACTCGTACATCGGCATCGGAAGCGCGTGGGACTTGGACCGGCGAAACGGCGGCGTCACCGTTCTTCCGCCGTATTCCGTCTCTTCCGGCGTCAAATGGTACGAAGGCACCGCGAACGCGATTTATCAAAACATCAATTACATTGAGCAGTATGACCCGGATTACGTGCTCGTCTTGTCTGGCGACCATATTTATAAGATGGATTACCAGCACATGCTTGACTATCATATTGCCAAACAGGCCGATGTGACGATTTCGGTCATTGAGGTGCCGTGGGAAGAAGCGAGCCGGTTTGGGATTATGAATACAAACGAAGAAATGGAAATCGTGGAGTTTGCTGAAAAGCCGGCCGAACCGAAAAGCAATTTAGCGTCGATGGGCATTTATATTTTCAATTGGCCTCTCTTGAAGCAATATTTGCAAATCGACAACGCGGATCCGCATTCGTCGCACGATTTTGGCAAAGATGTCATTCCGCGGCTGCTCCGTGAGAAAAAGCGGCTTGTGGCATACCCGTTCAAAGGATACTGGAAAGATGTCGGCACGGTGAAAAGTTTATGGGAGGCCAACATGGACTTGCTTGATGAAGGCAATGAACTTGACTTATTCGACCGCTCATGGCGCATTTATTCCGTTAATCCGAATCAGCCGCCGCAATACATTTCCCAGGAGGCGGAAGTGGCGGACTCACTCGTGAATGAAGGATGTGTCGTCGAAGGAACGGTCGAGCGGTCGGTGCTGTTTCAAGGCGTCCGTATCGGCAAAGGGGCGGTCGTGAAAGAATCGGTCATTATGCCAGGTGCGGCAGTCAGCGAAGGAGCGTATGTCGAGCGGGCGATCGTTACGCCCGATTGTGTCATCCCGCCGCATTCGTCCGTTTGCCCGGACGATGCCGATGAGGTCGTGCTGGTGACCAAAGAATGGCTCAAGCAGTGGAATAAGGAAACAGCGAGGAAGGATGAAGCGTGA
- a CDS encoding sugar phosphate nucleotidyltransferase, producing the protein MNNRMLGVIDATTYMEALAPLIEQRSIAAVPFAGRYRLIDFVLSSMVNSGIESVAIFPKYQYRSLMDHLGSGKNWDLNRKRDGLFFFPSPDLLFSGERRVGAFAHFEQHIDYFLRSRQKYAVIANGYTVCNIDFGAVLKRHIENGCDVTEIRHRGRSLEMYLLETSLLLDLIADYKNRGYYSIVDVVRDYRHSLSICDDEYSGYAAVIDSVKQYFCASMELLDRDVWEQLFLPSHPIYTKVKDEPPTKYGREGHVKRSMIANGCVIEGTVENSVVFRSVKIGKGAVVRNSIIMQKCQIGDGCVLDGVIMDKDAKVEPGVVLQGTVEQPFIVRKGTVQGEVISR; encoded by the coding sequence ATGAACAACAGGATGTTAGGCGTGATTGACGCGACGACGTATATGGAGGCGTTAGCGCCGCTCATCGAGCAGCGTTCGATCGCCGCGGTGCCGTTTGCCGGCCGGTACCGGCTTATTGATTTCGTGCTCTCAAGCATGGTCAATTCGGGCATTGAAAGTGTTGCCATTTTTCCGAAATATCAGTACCGTTCGCTCATGGACCATTTAGGGTCAGGGAAGAACTGGGATTTAAACCGAAAACGGGACGGACTGTTTTTCTTCCCGTCGCCGGATTTGCTGTTTTCCGGCGAGCGCCGGGTCGGGGCATTTGCCCATTTTGAGCAGCATATTGACTATTTTTTGCGGAGCCGGCAAAAATATGCTGTCATCGCGAACGGCTATACGGTGTGCAACATCGATTTTGGCGCCGTCCTAAAGCGCCACATCGAAAATGGCTGCGATGTGACCGAAATCCGTCATCGCGGGCGGTCGCTTGAGATGTATTTGCTTGAAACGTCGCTGTTGCTTGACTTAATCGCCGACTACAAAAACCGCGGCTACTATAGCATTGTTGATGTCGTCCGCGATTACCGCCATTCGTTGTCGATTTGCGATGATGAATATAGCGGGTATGCGGCGGTCATTGATTCGGTGAAGCAGTATTTTTGCGCAAGCATGGAGCTGCTTGACCGGGACGTCTGGGAACAGCTCTTTCTTCCGTCGCACCCGATTTACACGAAAGTCAAAGACGAGCCGCCGACGAAATACGGGCGGGAGGGGCACGTGAAGCGTTCGATGATTGCCAACGGCTGCGTCATCGAGGGAACGGTGGAAAACAGTGTTGTGTTCCGCTCCGTCAAAATTGGCAAGGGGGCGGTCGTGCGCAATAGCATTATTATGCAAAAGTGCCAAATTGGTGACGGTTGTGTCCTTGATGGCGTGATTATGGATAAAGATGCTAAAGTTGAACCGGGCGTCGTTTTACAAGGAACGGTGGAACAGCCATTTATCGTTCGCAAAGGAACGGTGCAAGGGGAGGTCATCAGCCGATGA
- the glgA gene encoding glycogen synthase GlgA, whose protein sequence is MKVLFAVSECAPFAKSGGLADVAGALPKELRRLGVDARVMLPKYETIAPEWKQKMKKVAELIVPVGWRRQYCGVEELRHDGIIYYFIDNEYYFRRPQLYGHYDDGERFSYFCRAVLEVLPEIKFQPDVIHCHDWHTGMVPFLLREQYRHDPFYADMRTVFTIHNLQFQGLFPRGILEDLLNLDGRYFTVDHLEFYGSVSFMKGALVASDVITTVSPTYKEEIQTAYYGERLDGLLRARRDDLRGILNGIDDEFYNPETDPFLAATYSVHTRERKRLNKRALQRQFGLPERDDVPLVAMVTRMTAQKGLDLVTCVFHDMMGEDMQLVVLGTGDWRFEQFFSQMAAAYPDKVGVYIGFHEPLAHQIYAGADLFLMPSLFEPCGLSQMIALRYGTIPIVRETGGLNDTVQSYNEITEEGNGFSFTHFNAHDMLYTIRRALSFYRQPSVWEQLTERAMRGDYSWRRSARQYKQVYEQLIKKEERTLVLR, encoded by the coding sequence ATGAAGGTGCTATTTGCCGTTTCCGAATGCGCCCCGTTTGCCAAATCGGGGGGGTTGGCTGATGTCGCCGGCGCGCTGCCGAAAGAGCTGCGCCGGCTCGGCGTCGATGCCCGCGTGATGCTGCCGAAATATGAAACGATCGCCCCCGAATGGAAACAGAAAATGAAAAAGGTGGCGGAACTCATCGTCCCGGTTGGGTGGCGCCGCCAATATTGCGGTGTCGAAGAGCTCAGGCATGACGGAATCATCTATTACTTTATCGACAACGAATATTATTTTCGGCGGCCGCAGCTGTACGGCCATTATGACGATGGCGAGCGGTTTTCCTATTTTTGCCGGGCGGTGCTTGAGGTGCTGCCGGAAATCAAGTTTCAGCCGGATGTGATTCACTGCCATGACTGGCATACAGGCATGGTGCCGTTTTTGCTTCGGGAACAGTACCGGCATGATCCGTTTTATGCCGACATGCGCACCGTTTTTACGATTCATAACTTGCAGTTTCAAGGGCTGTTTCCGCGCGGCATTTTAGAAGACTTGTTGAATTTAGACGGCCGCTATTTCACCGTGGACCATCTTGAGTTTTACGGCAGCGTCAGCTTTATGAAAGGGGCGCTCGTTGCCTCCGATGTAATTACAACGGTGAGCCCGACGTATAAAGAGGAGATTCAAACCGCTTATTACGGCGAGCGGTTAGACGGCTTGCTGCGGGCGCGGCGGGACGATTTGCGCGGCATTTTAAACGGCATTGACGACGAATTTTACAATCCGGAAACGGATCCGTTTTTGGCGGCGACCTACAGCGTACATACGCGGGAAAGAAAACGATTGAACAAGCGCGCTTTGCAGCGGCAGTTCGGCTTGCCGGAGCGGGATGATGTGCCGCTTGTTGCGATGGTCACGAGAATGACGGCGCAAAAAGGGCTCGATTTGGTGACGTGTGTCTTCCATGATATGATGGGCGAAGACATGCAGCTTGTCGTGCTCGGAACGGGCGACTGGCGGTTTGAACAATTTTTCTCGCAAATGGCCGCGGCGTATCCGGACAAAGTCGGCGTGTACATCGGCTTCCATGAACCGCTCGCCCACCAAATTTATGCCGGGGCGGACTTGTTTTTAATGCCGTCATTGTTTGAGCCGTGCGGGCTGAGCCAAATGATCGCCTTACGGTACGGGACGATTCCGATCGTCCGGGAAACCGGGGGATTAAACGATACGGTGCAATCATACAATGAGATTACAGAAGAAGGAAATGGATTCAGCTTCACTCATTTTAACGCTCATGACATGCTGTATACGATCCGTCGGGCGCTGTCCTTTTACCGCCAACCATCCGTTTGGGAGCAACTGACAGAACGGGCGATGCGCGGCGACTACAGCTGGCGCCGGTCGGCAAGACAATACAAGCAAGTCTATGAACAGCTGATCAAAAAGGAGGAACGCACGCTTGTTCTCCGATAA